A window of Rhododendron vialii isolate Sample 1 chromosome 11a, ASM3025357v1 contains these coding sequences:
- the LOC131306663 gene encoding DNA-directed RNA polymerase V subunit 1-like, with the protein MFYQQPFSYFHVCVRERARDKLCLTYTAGLSTYSLREGSKGHTFLSPGQVVHGSMMDGDIFFVNRPPITHKHSVQALSVYVHEDHTVKINPLICGPLSAYFDGDYVHLFYPQSLAAKAEVLELFSVEKQLLSSHFGNLNLQLAIDALLSLKIMFENYFLTRPAAQQLAMFVSNSLPHPDLFKAKRSGPQWTAVQLLQTALPLCFDCSGDRFLVRKSELLTIDFSWDVMLSIVSDIVSSIFSEKGPDEVLKFFNTLEPCLMENLFSQGFGVGLERVKKKCRI; encoded by the coding sequence ATGTTCTATCAACAACCCTTTTCGTATTTCCacgtgtgtgtgagagagagagcgagagataAGCTCTGTTTGACCTATACAGCTGGTTTGTCAACATACTCGTTGAGGGAAGGTTCAAAGGGGCATACATTTTTAAGCCCTGGTCAAGTGGTACATGGGAGTATGATGGATggggatattttttttgttaatcgcCCTCCGATTACGCATAAACATTCCGTGCAAGCGTTATCAGTTTATGTTCACGAGGACCATACAGTTAAGATCAACCCTCTTATATGTGGGCCTCTAAGTGCTTATTTTGATGGGGACTATGTTCATTTATTTTATCCTCAATCTCTTGCTGCAAAAGCAGAGGTTTTGGAACTGTTCTCTGTAGAGAAGCAGTTGCTTAGTTCTCATTTTGGCAACCTCAACTTGCAGCTAGCCATTGATGCATTGTTATCACTGAAGATTATGTTTGAGAATTATTTCTTGACAAGACCAGCTGCCCAACAGCTGGCAATGTTTGTCTCCAATTCCTTGCCACATCCAGACTTATTTAAGGCAAAGAGATCAGGCCCTCAGTGGACTGCGGTGCAATTATTACAGACAGCTCTACCACTTTGTTTCGACTGTTCTGGTGATAGATTTTTGGTTAGGAAGAGTGAACTTTTGACCATTGATTTTAGTTGGGACGTAATGCTGTCAATTGTTAGTGACATTGTCAGTTCTATTTTCTCTGAGAAGGGCCCAGATGAGGTTTTGAAGTTCTTTAACACTTTAGAGCCTTGCCTCATGgaaaatttgttttctcaaGGTTTCGGTGTAGGATTAGAACGTGTCAAAAAAAAGTGTAGGATTTGA